The following coding sequences are from one Mycolicibacterium aichiense window:
- a CDS encoding arginine repressor, with protein sequence MVAGAQVTSEVSTTRAGRQARIVALLSAQSVHSQSELAALLADEGIEVTQATLSRDLEELGAVKLRGADGGSGVYVVPEDGSPVRGISGGTERVSRLLGDLLVSTDASGNLAVLRTPPGAAHYLASAIDRAALPDVVGTVAGDDTILVVAREPMTGAQLATMFETFH encoded by the coding sequence CTGGTTGCTGGAGCACAAGTGACCAGCGAGGTCAGCACGACACGAGCCGGGCGGCAGGCCCGGATCGTGGCGCTGCTGTCCGCACAGTCGGTACACAGCCAGAGCGAGCTCGCCGCGCTGCTTGCCGACGAGGGTATCGAGGTCACCCAGGCGACGTTGTCGCGTGACCTCGAGGAGCTGGGCGCGGTCAAGCTGCGCGGCGCCGACGGCGGTAGCGGCGTCTATGTCGTGCCCGAGGACGGCAGCCCGGTGCGGGGGATATCCGGAGGCACGGAGCGGGTATCCCGCCTGCTCGGAGATCTACTGGTATCCACCGACGCCAGCGGCAATCTGGCCGTGCTGCGCACCCCGCCGGGTGCGGCGCACTACCTGGCCAGTGCGATCGACCGGGCGGCATTGCCCGATGTCGTCGGCACCGTCGCCGGCGACGACACCATCCTGGTGGTGGCCCGTGAGCCGATGACCGGCGCGCAACTGGCCACCATGTTCGAGACCTTTCATTAG
- the argF gene encoding ornithine carbamoyltransferase — MSTLRHFLRDDDLNQQEQAEILQLAAVLKKEPMSRRPLEGPRGVAVIFDKNSTRTRFSFEVGIAQLGGHAVVVDGRATQLGREETLEDTGRVLSRYVDAIVWRTFAQQRLNAMASAATVPVVNALSDEFHPCQVLADLQTLVERKGSLNGLRMTYFGDGANNMAHSLMLGGVTAGIHVTIAAPAGFEPHPMFVAAAEHRGRQTGATVTLTTDAVAGAKGADVLVTDTWTSMGQENDGLDRVVPFRPFQLNAGLLDHADSDAVVLHCLPAHRGHEITDEVIDGPHSAVWDEAENRLHAQKALLVWLLEHK, encoded by the coding sequence ATGAGCACCCTGAGGCATTTCCTGCGTGACGACGACCTGAACCAGCAGGAGCAGGCCGAGATCCTGCAATTGGCAGCCGTTCTCAAGAAAGAGCCGATGAGCCGGCGCCCGCTGGAGGGTCCGCGTGGCGTGGCGGTGATCTTCGACAAGAACTCCACCCGGACCCGGTTCTCGTTCGAGGTGGGCATCGCCCAGCTCGGCGGGCACGCCGTCGTCGTCGATGGCCGTGCCACCCAGTTGGGTCGCGAAGAGACCCTCGAGGACACCGGCCGGGTGCTGTCCCGCTACGTCGACGCGATCGTCTGGCGCACGTTCGCCCAGCAGCGGCTGAACGCGATGGCCTCCGCGGCAACGGTTCCCGTGGTCAACGCGCTCTCGGACGAGTTCCACCCCTGCCAAGTGCTGGCCGACCTGCAGACGCTGGTCGAACGCAAGGGTTCGCTGAACGGCCTGCGGATGACCTACTTCGGCGACGGCGCCAACAACATGGCGCACTCGCTGATGCTCGGCGGGGTGACCGCGGGCATCCACGTCACGATCGCCGCGCCGGCCGGATTCGAGCCGCACCCGATGTTCGTGGCGGCCGCCGAACATCGCGGCAGGCAGACCGGGGCCACGGTGACGCTGACCACCGATGCGGTCGCCGGTGCGAAGGGCGCCGACGTCCTGGTCACCGACACCTGGACGTCGATGGGGCAGGAGAACGACGGCCTCGACCGGGTGGTGCCGTTCCGGCCCTTCCAGCTCAACGCCGGCCTGCTCGACCACGCCGACTCTGATGCCGTTGTGCTGCACTGTCTTCCGGCGCACCGCGGACACGAGATCACCGACGAGGTGATCGACGGTCCGCACAGCGCGGTGTGGGACGAGGCCGAGAACCGGCTGCACGCCCAGAAGGCGCTGCTGGTCTGGTTGCTGGAGCACAAGTGA
- a CDS encoding acetylornithine transaminase: MTLIERWSDVMMDNYGTPPLALAGGDGAVVTDENGKTYLDLLGGIAVNILGHRHPAIIDAVTTQLNTLGHTSNLYATEPGIALAEALVDQLGAPARAFFCNSGTEANEVAFKITRLTGRTKLVAAQNAFHGRTMGSLALTGQPTKQAPFEPLPGFVTHVPYGDVEALAAAVDSDTAAVFLEPIMGEGGVVVPPEGYLVAAREITSRHGALLVLDEVQTGVGRTGAFFAHQHDGITPDIVTLAKGLGGGLPIGACLAIGPTADLLTPGLHGSTFGGNPVCTAAALAVLRVLAQDDLVTRADVLGKTLSHGIEALGHPLVDHVRGRGLLRGVVLTAPHGKIVETAARDAGFLVNAAAPDVVRLAPPLIITEAQIDSFLHALPAILDEAAR; encoded by the coding sequence ATGACACTGATAGAGCGTTGGTCCGACGTCATGATGGACAACTACGGCACCCCGCCGCTGGCATTGGCCGGCGGTGACGGCGCCGTCGTCACCGATGAGAACGGCAAGACCTACCTCGATCTGCTCGGCGGCATCGCGGTCAACATCCTCGGCCACCGTCATCCCGCGATCATCGACGCGGTCACCACCCAGCTCAACACGTTGGGCCACACCTCGAACCTGTATGCCACCGAGCCGGGCATCGCGTTGGCCGAAGCACTGGTCGACCAGCTCGGCGCGCCTGCCCGGGCGTTCTTCTGCAACTCCGGTACCGAGGCCAACGAGGTGGCCTTCAAGATCACCAGGCTGACCGGTCGCACGAAACTCGTTGCCGCCCAGAATGCCTTCCACGGCCGCACCATGGGCTCGCTCGCGTTGACCGGTCAGCCGACCAAGCAGGCACCGTTCGAACCGCTGCCCGGCTTCGTCACTCATGTGCCCTACGGCGACGTCGAGGCGCTCGCAGCAGCTGTCGATTCGGATACCGCGGCGGTGTTCCTCGAACCCATCATGGGTGAGGGGGGTGTGGTGGTGCCGCCCGAGGGTTATCTGGTCGCCGCGCGGGAGATCACCAGCCGCCACGGAGCGCTGCTTGTGCTCGACGAGGTGCAGACCGGGGTCGGGCGCACCGGCGCATTCTTCGCCCACCAGCACGACGGCATCACGCCCGATATCGTCACGCTGGCAAAGGGACTCGGCGGTGGGCTCCCGATCGGCGCCTGCCTGGCGATCGGACCGACCGCCGACCTGTTGACCCCGGGACTGCACGGCAGCACCTTCGGAGGAAACCCGGTGTGTACCGCGGCGGCGCTGGCGGTGCTCAGAGTGCTTGCCCAAGACGACCTGGTCACCCGCGCCGACGTCCTGGGCAAGACGCTGAGCCACGGCATCGAGGCGCTGGGCCACCCGCTGGTCGACCATGTCCGGGGGCGCGGCCTGCTGCGCGGTGTCGTGCTGACCGCGCCGCACGGCAAGATCGTCGAAACCGCCGCCCGCGACGCCGGTTTCCTGGTCAATGCCGCGGCACCCGACGTGGTGCGACTCGCCCCGCCGCTGATCATCACCGAGGCGCAGATCGACAGTTTCCTGCACGCACTACCCGCGATCCTGGATGAGGCGGCCCGATGA
- the argB gene encoding acetylglutamate kinase: protein MTATVNTKAAVLAEALPWLKQLNDKIVVIKYGGNAMTDDRLKAAFADDMVFLRNVGIHPVVVHGGGPQISAMLKKLGIEGEFKGGFRVTTPEVLDVARMVLFGQVGRELVNLINAHGPYAVGITGEDAHLFTAVRRGVTVDGVATDIGLVGDIDHVNAAAVLDLIAAGRIPVISTIAPDVDGVVHNINADTAAAAVAEALGAEKLLMLTDVEGLYTRWPDRDSLVSQIDTATLAEMLPNLETGMIPKIEACLRAVEGGVPSAHVIDGRVEHCVLVELFTDEGTGTKVVP from the coding sequence ATGACCGCGACCGTGAACACCAAAGCGGCGGTCCTCGCCGAGGCACTGCCGTGGCTCAAGCAGCTGAACGACAAGATCGTCGTCATCAAGTACGGCGGCAACGCCATGACAGACGACCGGCTCAAGGCCGCGTTCGCCGACGACATGGTGTTCCTGCGCAATGTCGGTATTCACCCGGTCGTGGTGCACGGTGGTGGTCCGCAGATCAGTGCGATGCTCAAGAAGCTCGGCATCGAAGGTGAATTCAAGGGCGGGTTCCGGGTCACGACGCCGGAGGTGCTCGACGTCGCCCGGATGGTGCTGTTCGGTCAGGTCGGGCGTGAGCTGGTGAACCTGATCAACGCCCACGGCCCGTACGCGGTCGGCATCACGGGAGAGGACGCGCATCTGTTCACCGCCGTGCGGCGCGGCGTCACCGTCGACGGGGTGGCCACCGACATCGGACTGGTGGGCGACATCGACCACGTCAACGCCGCGGCAGTACTGGATCTCATTGCGGCCGGCCGTATTCCGGTGATCTCCACGATCGCCCCGGACGTCGACGGCGTCGTGCACAACATCAACGCGGACACCGCCGCCGCAGCCGTCGCCGAGGCGCTTGGCGCCGAGAAGCTGCTGATGCTCACCGACGTCGAAGGCCTCTACACTCGGTGGCCCGACCGGGATTCGCTGGTCAGCCAGATCGACACCGCGACCCTGGCCGAGATGCTGCCGAACCTGGAGACCGGAATGATCCCGAAGATCGAGGCCTGCCTGCGGGCCGTCGAGGGCGGGGTCCCCAGCGCGCACGTCATCGACGGTCGCGTCGAACACTGTGTCCTGGTCGAACTGTTCACCGATGAAGGCACCGGCACGAAAGTGGTTCCATGA
- the argJ gene encoding bifunctional glutamate N-acetyltransferase/amino-acid acetyltransferase ArgJ has protein sequence MTIGGQERSDLGTGTADQTKLVRTQGVTAPAGFRATGIAAGIKASGNLDLALVFNEGPDYGAAGVFTRNQVKAAPVLWSQQVLTTGRLRAVLLNSGGANACTGAGGFQDTHATAEAVAAALSQWGTETGPIEVAVCSTGLIGDRLPMDKVLAGVTEIVQELGGGLTGGEEAARAIMTTDTVPKQVALHHAPETGENWTVGGMAKGAGMLAPSLATMLVVLTTDAVADATALDTALRRATAKTFDRLDVDGSCSTNDTVLLLASGASEIAPSQDDLDAAVLRVCDDLCAQLQADAEGVTKRIAITVTGAPSDDDAVTAGRIIARDSLVKTALFGSDPNWGRVLAAVGMVPFEIDAQRITVSFNGFPVCVDGAGAQGARDVDLSGADIEVTVDLKLGDGQATIRTTDLSHAYVEENSAYSS, from the coding sequence ATGACAATCGGAGGGCAGGAGCGGAGCGACCTGGGAACGGGCACCGCGGATCAGACCAAACTTGTTCGCACCCAGGGGGTTACCGCGCCTGCGGGGTTCCGCGCCACCGGGATCGCCGCCGGCATCAAGGCCTCCGGCAACCTCGACCTCGCCCTGGTGTTCAACGAAGGCCCCGACTACGGGGCCGCGGGTGTGTTCACCCGCAATCAGGTCAAGGCCGCCCCGGTGCTGTGGAGCCAGCAGGTGCTCACCACCGGCCGGCTGCGCGCGGTGCTGCTGAATTCCGGTGGCGCCAACGCCTGCACCGGTGCGGGTGGCTTCCAGGACACCCACGCCACCGCCGAGGCGGTCGCCGCGGCGCTGTCGCAGTGGGGCACCGAGACCGGACCGATCGAGGTCGCGGTCTGTTCGACGGGTCTGATCGGCGATCGGCTACCGATGGACAAGGTGCTGGCCGGTGTCACCGAGATCGTCCAGGAACTCGGCGGTGGGCTGACCGGCGGTGAGGAAGCCGCGCGCGCCATCATGACCACCGATACCGTGCCGAAACAGGTTGCCCTGCATCACGCCCCGGAAACGGGGGAGAACTGGACCGTGGGCGGGATGGCCAAGGGCGCGGGCATGCTGGCCCCGTCGCTGGCGACGATGCTGGTGGTGCTGACCACCGACGCGGTAGCCGACGCCACAGCGCTGGACACCGCATTGCGCCGCGCGACCGCCAAGACCTTCGACCGCCTCGACGTCGATGGCAGCTGCTCGACCAACGACACGGTGCTGCTGCTGGCCTCCGGTGCCAGTGAGATCGCGCCCAGCCAGGACGATTTGGACGCGGCCGTGCTTCGGGTATGCGACGACCTCTGCGCGCAATTGCAGGCCGATGCCGAAGGTGTCACCAAGCGCATCGCGATCACCGTCACCGGGGCGCCGAGTGACGACGACGCGGTGACCGCGGGCCGGATCATCGCGCGCGACAGCCTGGTCAAGACGGCGTTGTTCGGTTCCGATCCGAACTGGGGACGGGTGCTGGCCGCGGTCGGAATGGTGCCGTTCGAGATCGACGCCCAGCGGATCACCGTGTCATTCAACGGTTTCCCGGTGTGCGTCGACGGCGCCGGCGCGCAAGGAGCTCGCGATGTGGACCTCTCAGGCGCGGACATCGAGGTGACGGTCGATCTCAAGCTCGGCGACGGGCAAGCGACCATTCGCACCACCGATCTGTCCCACGCGTACGTCGAGGAAAATTCGGCCTACAGCTCATGA
- the argC gene encoding N-acetyl-gamma-glutamyl-phosphate reductase, with product MTSVAIAGASGYAGGEILRLLLGHPAYADGRLTIGALTAAASAGTQLGEHHPHLLPLAGRVLEPTETEILAGHDVVFLALPHGHSAALAEQLGDGTVIIDCGADFRLTDADDWQRFYGSEHAGSWPYGLPELPGGRDRLRGATRIAVPGCYPTAALLALLPAVAADLVEPAVTVVAVSGTSGAGRAAKVDLLGSEVIGSARAYNIAGAHRHTPEIAQGLRAVTDRAVTVSFTPVLIPTSRGILATCTARTKASASEIRAAYEKAYDAEPFIHLLPEGQLPRTGAVIGSNAAQLAVAVDADAGVLVAVCAIDNLVKGTAGAAVQSMNLALGWGETEGLSIVGVAP from the coding sequence ATGACTTCGGTGGCGATTGCCGGCGCCAGTGGTTACGCCGGCGGTGAGATCCTGCGCTTGCTGCTCGGACATCCGGCGTACGCGGACGGCCGGCTGACCATCGGAGCGCTGACCGCCGCCGCCAGCGCAGGCACGCAGCTGGGAGAACATCACCCGCACCTGTTGCCGCTGGCCGGCCGGGTACTCGAGCCCACCGAGACCGAGATCCTGGCGGGCCACGACGTGGTGTTCCTGGCCCTTCCGCACGGCCACTCGGCGGCGCTGGCCGAGCAGCTCGGCGATGGCACCGTGATCATCGACTGCGGCGCCGACTTCCGGCTCACCGACGCCGATGACTGGCAGCGGTTCTACGGGTCGGAGCATGCGGGTAGCTGGCCCTACGGGCTGCCCGAACTACCCGGCGGCCGGGACCGGCTGCGGGGCGCCACCCGGATCGCCGTACCCGGCTGCTATCCGACCGCGGCGCTGCTGGCGTTGCTGCCCGCGGTCGCCGCGGACCTGGTCGAGCCCGCGGTCACCGTGGTGGCAGTCAGCGGCACCTCCGGAGCGGGCCGCGCGGCCAAGGTCGACCTGCTGGGCTCCGAGGTCATCGGTTCGGCGCGGGCGTACAACATCGCCGGTGCGCACCGGCACACCCCGGAGATCGCGCAGGGTCTGCGCGCGGTGACCGACCGCGCTGTGACGGTCTCGTTCACTCCGGTGTTGATCCCCACGTCCCGCGGCATTCTGGCCACCTGCACCGCCCGCACCAAGGCGTCGGCGTCCGAGATTCGCGCGGCGTACGAAAAGGCTTATGACGCCGAACCGTTCATCCACCTGCTGCCCGAAGGCCAACTGCCCCGCACCGGGGCGGTGATCGGCAGCAACGCCGCTCAGCTGGCGGTGGCGGTCGACGCCGACGCCGGCGTGCTGGTCGCGGTGTGCGCCATCGACAACCTGGTGAAGGGCACCGCCGGGGCGGCGGTGCAGTCGATGAACCTGGCGCTCGGCTGGGGCGAGACCGAAGGACTGTCGATCGTGGGAGTGGCGCCATGA
- the pheT gene encoding phenylalanine--tRNA ligase subunit beta has translation MRLPYSWLREVVQRGAPDWDVEPHDLEQALIRVGHEVEDIITLGPVSGPLTVGRVTAIEELTEFKKPIRACKVDVGEAEDRDIVCGATNFAVGDLVVVALPGTTLPGDFHIASRKTYGRLSDGMICSTAELGLGADHSGILVLPPDTAEPGADGIAVLGLDDVVFDLAVTPDRGYGMSVRGIAREIACAYDLDYDDPADVAPLPAEGVALPVTVEPETGVSRFALRPVTGINPNALSPWWLRRRLMLCGIRPISPAVDVTNYVMLELGHPMHAHDRSRINGEFVVRFAKPGETVVTLDDIERTLDPADVLIVDDVATAAIGGVMGAGTTEIDDDSTDILLEAAVWDPAAVSRTIRRLHLVSEAGRRYERSVDPAISVAAVDRCARLLASIAGGTIEPTLTDWRGDPPRDNWSPPPVRIRFDLPDQLAGVEYDGGTTVKRLTQIGAEVTEDEADPAILIVTPPSWRPDLAQPADLVEEVLRLEGLDKIPSVLPTAPAGRGLTAGQKRRRAVGKALGLSGYVEVLPTPFLPAGVFDQWGLSDRDPRRVTTTVLNPLEADRPSLATTLLPALLEAMSRNVSRGFGDVALFAIAQVVYPTDQTKGVELIPTHRRPSDEEIAALDASLPSQPVHVGAVLTGLREPRGPWGPGRSVEAADAFEAVRTIARACGVEVTLRAAQYLPWHPGRCAEVLVDGQVVGHAGQLHPSVIERSGLPKGTCALELDLDAVPIVATLPAPRVSPFPAVFQDVSLVVAGDVPAAAVVDAVRGGAGELLEDVALFDVYTGPQIGADRKSLTLALRFRAPDRTLTEDEASAARDAAVAAAAEAVGAELRG, from the coding sequence ATGCGCCTTCCCTACAGCTGGCTGCGTGAAGTCGTGCAGCGCGGCGCACCCGATTGGGATGTCGAACCTCACGACCTCGAACAGGCCCTCATCCGGGTCGGCCACGAGGTCGAGGACATCATCACCCTCGGCCCGGTGAGCGGACCGCTGACCGTCGGGCGGGTGACCGCCATCGAAGAGCTCACCGAGTTCAAGAAGCCCATCCGGGCGTGCAAGGTCGATGTGGGCGAAGCCGAGGATCGCGATATCGTCTGTGGTGCAACCAACTTCGCTGTCGGCGACCTCGTCGTCGTCGCGTTGCCCGGCACCACGCTTCCCGGTGACTTCCACATCGCCAGCCGCAAGACATACGGCCGGCTGTCCGACGGCATGATCTGCTCGACGGCCGAATTGGGTTTGGGCGCCGACCATTCCGGCATCCTCGTGCTGCCGCCGGACACTGCCGAACCCGGCGCGGACGGCATCGCCGTGCTCGGACTCGACGACGTGGTCTTCGACCTGGCGGTGACGCCGGACCGCGGTTACGGCATGTCGGTGCGTGGCATCGCCCGGGAAATCGCCTGTGCCTACGACCTGGACTACGACGACCCGGCCGACGTTGCCCCACTGCCCGCCGAGGGCGTGGCGCTGCCGGTCACCGTCGAGCCGGAGACCGGCGTCAGCCGTTTCGCGTTGCGGCCGGTCACCGGTATCAATCCGAACGCATTGTCGCCGTGGTGGTTACGCCGCCGGCTGATGCTCTGCGGTATCCGGCCCATCTCACCGGCCGTCGATGTCACCAACTACGTGATGCTCGAGCTCGGCCACCCGATGCACGCGCACGACCGCAGCCGCATCAACGGCGAATTCGTGGTGCGGTTCGCCAAGCCGGGGGAGACCGTCGTCACGCTCGACGACATCGAACGCACACTCGACCCGGCCGACGTGCTGATCGTCGACGATGTCGCGACGGCGGCGATCGGCGGCGTGATGGGCGCGGGCACCACTGAGATCGACGACGACTCCACCGACATCCTGCTGGAAGCCGCGGTATGGGATCCGGCGGCGGTGTCGCGAACGATCCGCCGTCTGCACCTGGTCAGCGAGGCGGGCCGGCGCTACGAACGCTCCGTCGACCCCGCCATCTCCGTCGCCGCGGTCGATCGCTGTGCCCGGCTGCTCGCCTCGATCGCTGGTGGCACCATCGAACCCACCCTCACCGACTGGCGCGGGGACCCACCACGCGACAACTGGTCCCCGCCACCGGTGCGGATCCGGTTCGATCTGCCCGATCAGCTGGCGGGGGTGGAATACGACGGCGGCACCACGGTCAAGCGGTTGACCCAGATCGGCGCCGAGGTGACCGAGGACGAGGCCGACCCGGCGATCCTCATCGTGACCCCGCCGAGCTGGCGCCCGGATCTCGCCCAGCCCGCCGACCTGGTCGAAGAGGTGCTGAGGCTGGAAGGCCTGGACAAGATCCCGTCAGTGTTGCCCACCGCACCCGCCGGCCGTGGCCTGACCGCCGGGCAGAAGCGGCGGCGGGCGGTCGGCAAGGCGCTGGGACTGTCCGGCTATGTCGAGGTGTTGCCCACTCCGTTCCTGCCCGCAGGCGTCTTCGACCAGTGGGGCCTGTCGGACCGCGATCCGCGCCGGGTCACCACCACAGTGCTCAACCCGCTGGAGGCCGACCGGCCCAGCCTGGCCACCACGTTGCTGCCGGCTCTGCTGGAAGCGATGTCCCGCAACGTGTCTCGAGGCTTCGGCGACGTCGCGCTGTTCGCCATCGCGCAGGTGGTGTACCCCACCGATCAGACCAAGGGTGTCGAGCTGATCCCGACGCACCGCCGGCCGAGCGACGAGGAGATCGCCGCACTGGACGCTTCGCTGCCCAGTCAGCCGGTACATGTGGGTGCGGTGTTGACCGGTCTGCGCGAACCGCGCGGACCATGGGGTCCCGGGCGTTCGGTGGAGGCGGCGGACGCTTTCGAGGCAGTGCGGACCATCGCCCGCGCCTGCGGTGTCGAGGTGACGCTGCGCGCAGCGCAGTACCTGCCGTGGCATCCGGGCCGCTGCGCCGAGGTCCTCGTCGACGGGCAGGTGGTCGGCCACGCCGGGCAATTGCATCCATCGGTCATCGAGCGCTCCGGGTTGCCGAAGGGCACCTGCGCACTCGAACTGGACCTGGACGCCGTGCCGATCGTCGCGACGCTGCCCGCCCCGCGGGTGTCGCCGTTCCCGGCGGTGTTCCAGGACGTCAGCCTGGTCGTCGCCGGTGATGTCCCCGCTGCGGCAGTGGTCGACGCTGTTCGTGGCGGCGCCGGTGAGCTGTTGGAGGATGTTGCGCTCTTCGACGTCTACACCGGACCGCAGATCGGCGCGGACCGCAAGTCGCTCACGCTGGCTCTGCGCTTCCGGGCGCCGGACCGGACGTTGACCGAGGACGAGGCCAGCGCCGCCCGCGATGCGGCGGTCGCCGCGGCCGCCGAGGCGGTCGGGGCCGAGCTGCGGGGCTGA
- the pheS gene encoding phenylalanine--tRNA ligase subunit alpha, with translation MGAQPVDLSQESLTEAVSAARHAFEEAADLDALARAKTDHLGDRAPLALARQALATLPKADRAEAGKLVNVARGDAQRSYDERLAVLRAERDAAVLVAEAIDVTLPSTRQPVGARHPITILAEHVADTFIAMGWELAEGPEVETEQFNFDALNFPPDHPARSESDTFHIAPEGSRQLLRTHTSPVQVRTLLDRELPVYIVSIGRTFRTDELDSTHTPVFHQVEGLAVDRGLTMAHLRGTLDAFARSEFGEGARTRMRPHFFPFTEPSAEVDIWFPNKKGGPGWVEWGGCGMVNPNVLRAAGIDPEVYSGFAFGMGLERTLQFRNGIPDMRDMVEGDVRFSLPFGVGI, from the coding sequence GTGGGTGCCCAACCCGTCGACTTGTCGCAGGAATCGCTGACAGAGGCCGTCAGCGCGGCCCGGCACGCCTTCGAAGAGGCGGCCGACCTGGATGCGCTGGCCCGCGCCAAGACCGATCATCTGGGCGACCGCGCGCCGCTCGCACTGGCCCGTCAGGCGCTGGCGACTCTGCCGAAGGCCGACCGGGCCGAGGCGGGCAAGCTGGTGAACGTCGCCCGCGGCGACGCCCAGCGGAGCTATGACGAGCGCCTGGCGGTGCTGCGCGCCGAACGTGACGCGGCGGTCCTGGTTGCCGAAGCCATCGACGTCACGCTGCCTTCGACGCGGCAGCCCGTCGGGGCGCGGCACCCGATCACCATCCTGGCCGAGCACGTAGCCGACACCTTCATCGCGATGGGCTGGGAGCTGGCCGAAGGCCCCGAGGTCGAGACCGAGCAGTTCAACTTCGATGCGCTGAACTTTCCGCCAGACCATCCGGCCCGCAGCGAGTCCGACACGTTCCACATCGCCCCGGAGGGTTCGCGCCAGCTACTGCGCACCCACACCTCTCCGGTCCAGGTGCGTACGCTGCTCGACCGCGAGTTGCCGGTCTACATCGTGTCGATCGGGCGGACGTTCCGCACTGACGAACTGGACTCCACCCACACCCCGGTCTTCCATCAGGTGGAGGGGCTTGCCGTGGATCGCGGGCTGACGATGGCCCACCTGCGGGGCACGCTGGATGCGTTCGCCCGTTCCGAATTCGGCGAGGGCGCCCGCACCCGGATGCGGCCGCACTTCTTCCCGTTCACCGAGCCCTCGGCCGAAGTGGATATCTGGTTCCCGAACAAGAAGGGCGGCCCCGGCTGGGTCGAGTGGGGTGGTTGCGGCATGGTCAATCCAAACGTGTTGCGCGCCGCGGGTATTGACCCTGAGGTCTACTCGGGCTTCGCATTCGGGATGGGCCTTGAGCGCACGCTGCAGTTCCGCAACGGCATCCCCGACATGCGCGACATGGTCGAAGGCGACGTGCGGTTCTCGTTGCCGTTCGGGGTCGGTATCTGA